The following proteins are encoded in a genomic region of Nocardioides sp. cx-173:
- a CDS encoding N5-glutamine methyltransferase family protein yields MPEPLDFTGPLRDSLEQAGFTYDGVRELLGSEAHDALMRNETTPGRRRTAGASAVETLVRLFLLQVPVAREAAERALPGQVDRLAAEGLLEQSVGEVAARLDIRPYAADDTDLWVLSDLTPGLDGGPQRVGADHVLGISGASSSLAQLTLREPVGRALDLGTGCGVQALHLAAHSDRVVATDVNARALRLTRLNAALNGVADRVEVRDGSYFEPVAGERFDLIATNPPFVISPGTGERLVYRDSGLPGDRVVEDIVRAAPAHLTEGGWCQVLANWVISRERPWDERLGGWLAGDCDALVVQREVVDPATYVELWLKDAGLHGTPGYLERYDTWLSWFDEQGVEAIGFGWVNLRASGGGPGESQVVSELLDWPYEVEQPIAPAIRAWGAAAHARVDADSRLVTREDVRQETVGPAGAEDPEVIVLRQQRGLRRARQVDTVEAALVGACDGELTLGQILDAVAQLTDADAGQVRATYLPVAGELVREGFLELA; encoded by the coding sequence ATGCCCGAGCCCCTCGACTTCACCGGCCCGCTGCGCGACTCCCTGGAGCAGGCGGGGTTCACCTACGACGGGGTGCGCGAGCTGCTCGGGAGCGAGGCGCACGACGCGCTGATGCGCAATGAGACCACCCCCGGCCGGCGGCGTACCGCGGGTGCCAGTGCGGTCGAGACGCTGGTGCGGCTGTTCCTGCTGCAGGTGCCGGTGGCGCGCGAGGCGGCCGAGCGGGCGCTGCCCGGCCAGGTCGACCGGCTGGCCGCCGAGGGGCTCCTCGAGCAGAGCGTCGGCGAGGTCGCGGCGCGCCTCGACATCCGCCCGTACGCCGCCGACGACACCGACCTGTGGGTCCTCAGCGACCTGACCCCGGGACTGGACGGCGGGCCGCAGCGGGTGGGCGCCGACCACGTGCTCGGCATCAGCGGCGCCTCGTCCTCGCTGGCCCAGCTGACCCTGCGCGAGCCGGTCGGCCGCGCCCTCGACCTCGGCACCGGGTGCGGCGTGCAGGCGCTGCACCTGGCCGCCCACAGCGACCGGGTGGTCGCCACCGACGTGAACGCCCGCGCGTTGCGGCTGACCCGCCTCAACGCCGCGCTCAACGGCGTGGCCGACCGGGTCGAGGTGCGCGACGGGTCGTACTTCGAGCCGGTCGCCGGTGAGCGGTTCGACCTGATCGCCACCAACCCGCCGTTCGTGATCTCGCCGGGCACGGGGGAGCGGCTGGTCTACCGCGACTCCGGCCTGCCCGGCGACCGGGTCGTCGAGGACATCGTCCGCGCCGCGCCCGCTCACCTCACCGAGGGCGGCTGGTGCCAGGTGCTCGCCAACTGGGTGATCTCCCGCGAGCGGCCCTGGGACGAGCGGCTCGGGGGCTGGCTGGCCGGCGACTGCGACGCGCTCGTCGTGCAGCGCGAGGTCGTCGACCCGGCGACGTACGTCGAGCTGTGGCTCAAGGACGCCGGTCTGCACGGCACGCCCGGCTACCTCGAGCGCTACGACACCTGGCTCTCCTGGTTCGACGAGCAGGGCGTCGAGGCGATCGGCTTCGGCTGGGTCAACCTCCGGGCCTCGGGCGGCGGCCCGGGGGAGAGCCAGGTGGTGAGCGAGCTGCTCGACTGGCCCTACGAGGTCGAGCAGCCGATCGCCCCCGCGATTCGGGCCTGGGGCGCGGCCGCGCACGCCCGGGTCGATGCGGACAGCCGCCTGGTGACGCGCGAGGACGTGCGCCAGGAGACCGTGGGGCCGGCCGGTGCCGAGGACCCGGAGGTGATCGTGCTGCGCCAGCAGCGAGGCCTGCGCCGCGCCCGCCAGGTCGACACCGTGGAGGCGGCCCTCGTCGGTGCCTGCGACGGCGAGCTGACCCTGGGCCAGATCCTCGACGCGGTCGCCCAGCTCACCGACGCCGACGCCGGGCAGGTCCGCGCGACGTACCTCCCGGTCGCCGGCGAGCTCGTCCGAGAGGGCTTCCTCGAGCTGGCCTGA
- a CDS encoding anti-sigma factor antagonist — MDLTLETREVGGRTIVAVGGEIDVYTAPKLRDRITELVADGVYDLVIDMEAVEFLDSTGLGVLVGGLKKVRAHDGSLQLVCNQDRLLKIFRITGLAKVFVIHESAEAALA, encoded by the coding sequence GTGGATCTGACCCTTGAGACGCGCGAGGTCGGTGGGCGCACCATCGTGGCCGTCGGCGGCGAGATCGACGTCTACACCGCCCCCAAGCTGCGTGACCGCATCACCGAGCTGGTGGCCGACGGCGTCTACGACCTCGTGATCGACATGGAGGCTGTGGAGTTCCTCGACTCCACCGGTCTCGGCGTCCTGGTCGGCGGCCTGAAGAAGGTCCGTGCCCACGACGGCTCGCTGCAGCTGGTCTGCAACCAGGACCGGCTGCTCAAGATCTTCCGGATCACCGGTCTCGCCAAGGTCTTCGTCATCCACGAGTCGGCCGAGGCCGCGCTCGCCTGA
- a CDS encoding carboxypeptidase regulatory-like domain-containing protein, which translates to MSSVARHLSRPLVALLAMLLVLPLGQLLIAAPAHAVAFQAQGVVTDALDAPLSGVTVTAFEGNVAVGTPVDTAADGGYALTLPRAGSYTLGFSKSGFVSTFYGGDPAEVLVVNAQGDITASGDDEPYENNELDTVTLASVETRTLSGTAVAAAGGAPLSGVSVSLFAAGDESEALGTTTTNSAGAFSFSVPKGRYQLYLAHPSYSPRWFGDDAPVVVDGADAPTGAIALTTVAEGTRFPIAGRLVDAFDEGVNEATVTVTGAGVTSGVHTGTTSGSGDAAGAYSVSVLPGTYEVEFSAPGFVTQKYTSDDVTATISVSNNGTLSVTPADALTSNRLNDVELATQAYPVGGRVTATGGAPLNAITVTALDADGVAVAPTALTNSAGGYSLSLRAGTYTVRATDANGDATSYDTTWLGGNAVPATVTVARGGAVSVGGQPAPLPDIVMPPSSPETPHPVVGEVVDVNGDGIDRLTVTATRAGTSTVAATADTGADGDLGDHGRFRLALKAGSYTINVAAARGFAAGAYVGDGERTATVTVALNGLVTVTDTEVEGNDLGSITLVGTATSALTGTVLKEGGAGLDQITVIATPMSGATTRTAKSGPNGAFTLNLPVDTYRIQYVDDLNDGTTYTSAFYGGTTPALVKVANDGTFSANDTPVSGLASVTLSVASASVPHPVKGTVYDPDYTPLSGVTVTATPVSPTPAGHKVTGATGPDPDAGSPLGDAGVYKLMLLPGSYRLAFTKAGYQPTPLANLDAPGTPVTLTVGLDGRLSAPGLELAGNVVDDVQLLLPAPRMLKAPKLTGKPVYGQVLTTTFGTWSPDFGKDNAFIEWFLNGKPADSFTLGNYGEKFKVPASAVGKRLSYRIQIDDPDGVMAPAVYASKPTAAIKKAPSAVSGKFKKGKLTVTVKVSGVPKATGRITVFDGKKKVGTFKLTAKSKGKGVLKLKLKKGKHKLTIKYVGPGAVKPGKKVLKIKV; encoded by the coding sequence ATGTCGTCCGTCGCACGCCATCTATCCCGCCCGCTCGTCGCGCTCCTCGCGATGCTGCTGGTGCTCCCACTCGGCCAGCTGCTGATCGCAGCACCGGCGCACGCGGTCGCCTTCCAGGCGCAGGGCGTCGTCACCGACGCCCTCGACGCCCCGCTCTCGGGCGTCACCGTCACGGCCTTTGAGGGCAATGTCGCGGTGGGCACCCCCGTCGACACCGCCGCGGACGGCGGCTACGCGCTCACGCTGCCCAGGGCGGGCAGCTACACGCTCGGCTTCAGCAAGAGCGGCTTCGTCTCGACGTTCTACGGCGGCGACCCGGCGGAGGTCCTGGTGGTGAACGCCCAGGGCGACATCACCGCCTCCGGCGACGACGAGCCGTACGAGAACAACGAGCTGGACACCGTGACGCTGGCCTCGGTGGAGACCCGCACCCTGAGCGGCACCGCGGTCGCCGCCGCGGGCGGCGCCCCGTTGTCCGGCGTCTCGGTGTCGCTGTTCGCCGCCGGTGACGAGAGCGAAGCACTCGGCACCACCACCACCAACAGCGCCGGCGCCTTCTCGTTCTCGGTGCCCAAGGGCCGCTACCAGCTGTACCTGGCGCACCCCTCCTACTCCCCGCGCTGGTTCGGTGACGACGCCCCCGTGGTCGTCGACGGCGCCGACGCCCCCACGGGCGCGATCGCCCTGACGACCGTGGCCGAGGGCACCAGGTTCCCCATCGCCGGCCGCCTGGTGGACGCCTTCGACGAAGGCGTCAACGAGGCCACCGTCACGGTCACCGGCGCCGGAGTCACCTCGGGCGTCCACACCGGCACGACCTCCGGCTCCGGCGACGCGGCCGGCGCCTACAGCGTGAGCGTGCTGCCCGGCACCTACGAGGTCGAGTTCTCCGCGCCCGGCTTCGTGACCCAGAAGTACACCTCCGACGACGTCACCGCGACCATCAGCGTCTCCAACAACGGCACCCTGTCGGTCACCCCGGCCGACGCCCTGACCTCCAACCGGCTCAACGACGTCGAGCTGGCCACCCAGGCGTACCCGGTCGGCGGGCGGGTCACCGCCACCGGCGGGGCTCCGCTGAACGCCATCACCGTGACCGCCCTCGACGCGGACGGCGTGGCCGTGGCGCCGACCGCCCTCACGAACTCGGCCGGCGGGTACTCCCTCTCGCTGCGAGCGGGGACCTACACCGTGCGCGCCACGGACGCCAACGGCGACGCCACCTCCTACGACACCACCTGGCTCGGCGGTAACGCCGTGCCGGCGACGGTCACCGTGGCACGGGGTGGGGCCGTGAGCGTCGGCGGGCAGCCCGCGCCGCTGCCCGACATCGTCATGCCGCCGTCGTCGCCTGAGACCCCGCACCCGGTGGTGGGCGAGGTCGTCGACGTCAACGGCGACGGCATCGACCGCCTGACCGTGACCGCCACGCGGGCCGGCACCTCCACCGTCGCCGCCACGGCCGACACCGGCGCCGACGGCGATCTGGGCGACCACGGCCGCTTCCGGCTGGCGCTCAAGGCCGGGTCCTACACGATCAACGTCGCCGCCGCTCGCGGCTTCGCCGCCGGCGCCTACGTCGGCGACGGCGAGCGCACCGCGACAGTGACGGTGGCGCTCAACGGCCTGGTCACCGTCACCGACACCGAGGTCGAGGGCAACGACCTCGGCTCGATCACCCTGGTGGGCACCGCGACCTCGGCGCTGACCGGCACGGTCCTCAAGGAGGGTGGCGCCGGGCTGGACCAGATCACGGTGATCGCGACCCCGATGAGCGGAGCCACCACCAGGACCGCCAAGTCCGGCCCCAACGGCGCGTTCACCTTGAACCTGCCGGTCGACACCTACCGGATCCAGTACGTCGACGACCTCAACGACGGGACGACGTACACCAGTGCCTTCTACGGCGGGACGACCCCGGCCCTGGTGAAGGTCGCCAACGACGGCACCTTCTCCGCCAACGACACGCCGGTCTCGGGTCTCGCTTCGGTGACCCTGTCCGTCGCCTCGGCCAGCGTGCCGCACCCGGTGAAGGGCACCGTCTACGACCCCGACTACACCCCGCTCAGCGGCGTCACGGTGACCGCCACCCCGGTGAGCCCGACACCCGCGGGCCACAAGGTCACGGGCGCCACCGGGCCCGACCCCGACGCGGGCTCGCCCCTGGGTGACGCCGGCGTCTACAAGCTGATGCTCCTGCCCGGCAGCTACCGGCTCGCCTTCACCAAGGCGGGCTACCAGCCGACGCCGCTGGCCAACCTCGACGCCCCGGGGACGCCGGTGACCCTGACGGTCGGCCTCGACGGCCGGCTCAGCGCCCCGGGCCTGGAGCTGGCCGGCAACGTCGTCGACGACGTGCAGCTGCTGCTGCCGGCGCCGAGGATGCTGAAGGCGCCCAAGCTGACCGGCAAGCCGGTCTACGGCCAGGTGCTGACCACGACGTTCGGCACGTGGAGCCCGGACTTCGGCAAGGACAACGCCTTCATCGAGTGGTTCCTCAACGGCAAGCCGGCCGACTCCTTCACCCTGGGCAACTACGGCGAGAAGTTCAAGGTGCCGGCCTCGGCTGTGGGCAAGAGGCTCAGCTACCGGATCCAGATCGACGACCCCGACGGCGTCATGGCGCCTGCGGTCTACGCGAGCAAGCCGACCGCGGCGATCAAGAAGGCGCCCTCGGCGGTCTCCGGGAAGTTCAAGAAGGGCAAGCTCACGGTCACCGTCAAGGTGTCCGGCGTGCCCAAGGCCACCGGCAGGATCACCGTGTTCGACGGCAAGAAGAAGGTCGGCACCTTCAAGCTCACCGCCAAGAGCAAGGGCAAGGGCGTCCTCAAGCTCAAGCTCAAGAAGGGCAAGCACAAGCTGACGATCAAGTACGTCGGCCCGGGCGCCGTCAAGCCCGGCAAGAAGGTGCTGAAGATCAAGGTGTGA
- a CDS encoding DEAD/DEAH box helicase gives MTSTASARAHSGSERLRRLAAGPGREGRLTHLETVPARPAIEAEWPGWVASDVRDAFVATGVSRPWRHQLEAADAAHAGEHVVLSTGTASGKSLAYQLPALSAVRRSRGSRGQRGATVLYLAPTKALAQDQLASITSLGLDVRVTTHDGDSGRDQRDWARDHGEYVLTNPDMLHRSLLPGHARWSAFLGQLRYVVVDECHHYRGVFGAHVSQVLRRLRRICAHYGAHPTFVLASATVAEPATAAGRLTGLPVRAVTDDASPRGEVSLALWEPPFTSYAGEHGAPVRRAASSECADLLADLVSEEVRTLAFVRSRRGAEQVALTAAELLAEVDPSLPGRVAAYRGGYLPEERRAIERSLRAGDLLGLAATNALELGIDIAGLDAVLMAGFPGTRAAMWQQVGRAGRGAQDALGILVARDDPLDTYLVHHPEALFGRPVEASVFDPDNPYVLGPHLCAAAQEIPLTDADLPLFGDTARDVVEGLVQAGLLRRRPRGWFWTDRRRAADLTDIRSVGGAPVQLVEAETGRVVGTVDGGRVHSTAHEGAVYVHRGETWLVETLDLEEHVAVMSRADPGYSTSAREITDITIVEERRHQAWGRARLSLGEVDVSHQVVSYLKRRQPSGEVIGEELLDLPERALRTTAVWWTVPDDLLTDAGLTTADLPGAAHAAEHCSIGLLPLFATCDRWDIGGVSTALHGDTGQLTVFVYDGHPGGAGFSERGFEAARAWLGATREAIESCACAEGCPSCIQSPKCGNQNSPLDKVGAARLLEVLLDGSRDE, from the coding sequence GTGACCTCGACCGCCTCAGCACGCGCGCACAGCGGATCCGAGCGCCTGCGAAGGCTGGCCGCGGGCCCGGGTCGCGAGGGGCGACTGACCCACCTGGAGACCGTCCCGGCGCGTCCCGCCATCGAGGCGGAGTGGCCGGGATGGGTTGCGAGCGACGTGCGCGACGCGTTCGTGGCCACGGGCGTGTCCCGCCCGTGGCGCCATCAGCTGGAGGCCGCCGACGCCGCCCACGCCGGCGAGCACGTCGTGCTCTCCACCGGCACGGCCTCCGGCAAGTCGCTGGCCTACCAGCTGCCTGCACTGAGCGCCGTACGCCGCTCGCGCGGGAGCCGCGGCCAGCGGGGGGCGACGGTGCTCTACCTCGCGCCCACCAAGGCGCTCGCCCAGGACCAGCTCGCCAGCATCACCTCGCTGGGGCTCGATGTCCGGGTGACGACCCACGACGGTGACAGCGGCCGCGACCAGCGCGACTGGGCCCGCGACCATGGCGAGTACGTCCTCACCAACCCCGACATGCTGCACCGATCGCTGTTGCCGGGCCACGCGAGGTGGTCGGCGTTCCTCGGGCAGCTGCGCTACGTCGTGGTCGACGAGTGCCATCACTACCGCGGCGTCTTCGGGGCCCACGTCAGCCAGGTGCTGCGCCGGCTGCGTCGCATCTGCGCCCACTACGGCGCCCACCCGACGTTCGTCCTGGCGTCGGCCACCGTCGCGGAGCCCGCCACCGCCGCGGGCCGGCTGACCGGGCTGCCCGTCCGCGCCGTCACCGACGACGCCTCTCCCCGGGGCGAGGTGTCGCTCGCCCTGTGGGAGCCGCCGTTCACCTCCTACGCCGGCGAGCACGGCGCCCCGGTCCGGCGGGCCGCCTCCTCGGAGTGCGCCGACCTGCTGGCCGACCTGGTCTCCGAGGAGGTCCGCACCCTCGCCTTCGTGCGATCGCGGCGCGGCGCCGAGCAGGTGGCCCTCACCGCCGCCGAGCTGCTGGCCGAGGTCGACCCCTCGCTGCCGGGGCGGGTCGCGGCCTATCGCGGCGGCTACCTGCCCGAGGAGCGGCGGGCGATCGAGCGGTCGCTGCGCGCCGGCGACCTGCTCGGCCTGGCCGCCACCAATGCGCTGGAGCTGGGCATCGACATCGCCGGGCTGGACGCGGTGCTGATGGCGGGCTTCCCGGGCACCCGCGCGGCCATGTGGCAGCAGGTGGGCCGGGCCGGCCGCGGAGCGCAGGACGCCCTCGGCATCCTCGTGGCGCGCGACGACCCTCTCGACACCTACCTCGTGCACCACCCGGAGGCGCTGTTCGGGCGCCCGGTCGAGGCCAGCGTCTTCGACCCCGACAACCCCTACGTGCTGGGCCCGCACCTGTGTGCCGCAGCCCAGGAGATCCCCCTCACCGACGCCGACCTGCCGCTCTTCGGCGACACCGCGCGCGACGTCGTGGAGGGTCTCGTGCAGGCGGGGCTGCTGCGCCGTCGGCCCCGCGGGTGGTTCTGGACCGACCGACGACGCGCTGCTGACCTGACCGACATCCGATCGGTGGGGGGCGCACCGGTGCAGCTCGTCGAGGCCGAGACCGGCCGCGTCGTCGGCACCGTCGACGGCGGGCGGGTGCACAGCACGGCCCACGAGGGCGCCGTCTACGTGCATCGCGGCGAGACCTGGCTGGTGGAGACGCTGGACCTCGAGGAGCACGTCGCGGTCATGTCCCGGGCCGACCCCGGCTACTCCACGTCGGCGCGAGAGATCACCGACATCACCATCGTCGAGGAACGGCGACACCAGGCCTGGGGGCGGGCACGGCTCTCGCTCGGCGAGGTGGACGTCTCCCACCAGGTCGTCTCCTACCTCAAGCGCCGCCAGCCCAGCGGCGAGGTGATCGGCGAGGAGCTGCTCGACCTACCGGAGCGGGCGCTGCGCACCACGGCGGTCTGGTGGACGGTCCCGGACGACCTGCTCACCGACGCCGGGCTCACGACCGCGGACCTGCCCGGCGCGGCGCACGCGGCGGAGCACTGCTCCATCGGGCTGCTCCCCCTCTTCGCGACCTGCGACCGCTGGGACATCGGCGGGGTCTCCACCGCCCTGCACGGCGACACCGGCCAGCTGACGGTCTTCGTCTACGACGGCCATCCCGGCGGCGCCGGCTTCTCCGAGCGCGGCTTCGAGGCCGCCCGTGCCTGGCTGGGGGCCACCCGCGAGGCGATCGAGTCCTGCGCGTGCGCCGAGGGCTGTCCGTCGTGCATCCAGTCACCCAAGTGCGGCAACCAGAACAGCCCCCTCGACAAGGTGGGAGCGG
- a CDS encoding sodium-translocating pyrophosphatase: protein MAGIHPAVVDVSGGNLVLVLVVALIALGALAMAFMFRQEVLAADDGTDNMKNIAQAIQEGANAYLTRQFRTLAIFAAIAFFALLALPADDIGVRIGRSIFFLAGAGFSSAVGYLGMNLAVRANVRVAAAANKPGGREPAMTIGLRTGAMVGMLTVGLGLLGASVVVVIFKDEAPHVLEGFGFGAALLAMFMRVGGGIFTKAADVGADLVGKVEQNIPEDDPRNAATIADNVGDNVGDCAGMAADLFESYAVTLVAALILGSQAFGDKGLVYPLLIPAIGALTAVAGVYLTRPKVGESGLTTINKAFYMSAGISAVACVILSFVYLPTSFEDFEGVGINTLDLISGVPEGNPALIASVAVVIGIVMAAGILALTGYFTGTEYKPVKDVGRTSLTGAATVILSGLSVGFESAVYTTLVIGAAVFGAFLLGGASLTVSLFAVALAGCGLLTTVGVIVAMDTFGPVSDNAQGVAEMSGDVSPEGAQILTDLDAVGNTTKAVTKGIAIATAVLAATALFGSYATSAIDALEDAGALADEGALAELAGFFVFDPSVLVGVLLGSAVVFLFSGLAINAVARAAGAVVYEVRRQFREIPGIMEGTGRPEYGKVVDIVTKDSLRELTTPGILAVLAPIAVGFGLGVTALAGFLAGAIGTGTLMAVFLANAGGAWDNAKKLVEDGHHGGKGSEAHAATVIGDTVGDPFKDTAGPAINPLIKVMNLVSLLIVSAVVSLSVGEDENDVARILIALVATAIIVGAVYVSKQRESTIGDGSGTPPAPLPPQPTITDPTRPTPTV, encoded by the coding sequence ATGGCCGGGATTCATCCCGCTGTCGTGGACGTCTCCGGCGGCAACCTCGTCCTGGTGCTCGTCGTCGCCCTGATCGCGCTCGGCGCGCTGGCGATGGCGTTCATGTTCCGCCAGGAGGTCCTTGCTGCCGACGATGGCACCGACAACATGAAGAACATCGCCCAGGCCATCCAGGAAGGCGCCAACGCCTACCTGACCCGGCAGTTCCGGACGCTGGCGATCTTCGCCGCCATCGCGTTCTTCGCGCTGCTGGCGCTGCCCGCCGACGATATCGGCGTGCGCATCGGGCGCTCGATCTTCTTCCTCGCGGGCGCCGGCTTCTCCTCGGCGGTCGGCTACCTCGGCATGAACCTCGCGGTGCGCGCCAACGTGCGCGTCGCCGCCGCGGCCAATAAGCCCGGCGGTCGCGAGCCGGCCATGACCATCGGCCTGCGCACCGGCGCCATGGTCGGCATGCTCACCGTCGGCCTCGGCCTGCTCGGTGCCAGCGTCGTGGTCGTGATCTTCAAGGACGAGGCGCCCCACGTGCTGGAGGGCTTCGGCTTCGGCGCCGCGCTGCTCGCCATGTTCATGCGCGTCGGCGGCGGCATCTTCACCAAGGCCGCTGACGTCGGCGCCGACCTGGTCGGCAAGGTCGAGCAGAACATCCCCGAGGACGACCCGCGCAACGCCGCCACCATCGCCGACAACGTCGGCGACAACGTGGGTGACTGCGCCGGCATGGCAGCCGACCTCTTCGAGTCGTACGCCGTCACGCTGGTCGCCGCGCTGATCCTCGGCTCGCAGGCGTTCGGGGACAAGGGCCTGGTCTACCCGCTCCTGATCCCCGCCATCGGCGCGCTCACCGCGGTCGCCGGCGTCTACCTCACCCGGCCCAAGGTCGGGGAGAGCGGTCTGACCACGATCAACAAGGCGTTCTACATGTCCGCCGGCATCTCCGCCGTGGCCTGCGTGATCCTGTCCTTCGTCTACCTGCCCACCAGCTTCGAGGACTTCGAAGGCGTCGGCATCAACACCCTGGACCTGATCTCCGGCGTGCCGGAGGGCAACCCGGCGCTGATCGCCTCCGTGGCCGTCGTCATCGGGATCGTGATGGCCGCCGGCATCCTGGCGCTCACCGGCTACTTCACCGGGACCGAGTACAAGCCAGTCAAGGACGTCGGCAGGACCTCGCTCACCGGCGCCGCCACGGTGATCCTCTCCGGTCTCTCGGTCGGCTTCGAGTCGGCCGTCTACACGACGCTGGTCATCGGCGCCGCCGTGTTCGGCGCGTTCCTGCTCGGCGGTGCGTCCCTGACGGTGTCGCTGTTCGCGGTCGCGCTCGCCGGCTGCGGCCTGCTGACCACCGTGGGCGTCATCGTCGCCATGGACACCTTCGGGCCGGTCTCCGACAACGCCCAGGGCGTCGCGGAGATGTCCGGGGACGTCAGCCCGGAGGGCGCGCAGATCCTCACCGACCTCGACGCGGTCGGCAACACGACCAAGGCCGTGACCAAGGGCATCGCGATCGCGACCGCCGTACTCGCGGCGACCGCGCTGTTCGGCTCCTACGCCACCTCGGCGATCGATGCGCTCGAGGACGCCGGCGCGCTCGCCGACGAGGGCGCGCTCGCCGAGCTGGCCGGCTTCTTCGTGTTCGACCCCTCGGTGCTCGTCGGGGTGCTCCTCGGCTCCGCGGTCGTGTTCCTGTTCTCCGGCCTGGCGATCAACGCCGTCGCCCGCGCCGCGGGCGCGGTGGTCTACGAGGTGCGCCGCCAGTTCCGCGAGATCCCCGGGATCATGGAGGGCACCGGCCGGCCGGAGTACGGCAAGGTCGTCGACATCGTCACCAAGGACTCCCTGCGCGAGCTCACGACACCCGGCATCCTCGCGGTGCTGGCGCCGATCGCCGTGGGCTTCGGCCTGGGCGTGACGGCCCTGGCCGGGTTCCTCGCCGGTGCCATCGGGACGGGCACGCTGATGGCGGTCTTCCTCGCCAACGCGGGCGGCGCCTGGGACAACGCCAAGAAGCTGGTCGAGGACGGCCACCACGGCGGTAAGGGGTCGGAGGCCCACGCGGCCACCGTCATCGGCGACACCGTGGGCGACCCGTTCAAGGACACCGCCGGCCCGGCCATCAACCCGCTCATCAAGGTGATGAACCTGGTCTCCCTGCTGATCGTCAGCGCCGTCGTCTCCCTGAGCGTCGGCGAGGACGAGAACGACGTCGCCCGGATCCTGATCGCCCTCGTGGCGACCGCGATCATCGTCGGCGCCGTCTATGTCTCCAAGCAGCGAGAGTCCACGATCGGCGACGGCTCCGGCACCCCGCCGGCACCGCTTCCGCCCCAGCCCACCATCACGGACCCGACCCGACCCACCCCCACCGTGTAG